The genomic segment CCACCCTCATGTGGATCAGCCAGGCGTCACGCGCCGCCGGGTCGACCTTGAACGGGAAGTGGCGCATGCGCAGGCGTGGATGGCCGCGTTGCTCCGAGTATGTGGTGGGCCCGCCCCAATACTGTTCCAGGAACATAAGCAGGCGTTGCTCAGCGGGGCCGAGGTCTTCCTCGGGGTACATCGGCCGCAGTAGTGGGTCGGTCGCCACGCCTTCATAGAAGCGCGCGACCAGCTTCCGGAAGGTCGGCGCGCCGCCGACCGCCTCGTAGAACGTGACG from the Catenulispora sp. MAP5-51 genome contains:
- a CDS encoding globin → MSDREEPVTFYEAVGGAPTFRKLVARFYEGVATDPLLRPMYPEEDLGPAEQRLLMFLEQYWGGPTTYSEQRGHPRLRMRHFPFKVDPAARDAWLIHMRVAVDELELPPLYAAELWDYLVRAAHSMVNAE